Within the Streptomyces sp. R41 genome, the region ATCGTGCTCGTGGACATCCTCGCGGGCCGGCTGCTGACCGCCCCCGACGATCCCGGCGCGCCCTTGAAGGAACTGGCTCAACTGCCGGAACCCCTGGGAGCGGTGGCGCCCGTGGCCGACCGTCCCGGCACCTGGATCGCCGCGGCCGGGACGGGGATCTGCCTGCTCGCCCCCGACGGCTCCACGACGTGGCTGGCGCGCCCCGAGGCGGCGGCTGCGCTGCCCATGCGCATGAACGACGCCACCGCCGATCCCTCCGGCCGGTTCTGGGCGGGCAGTATGGCCTACGGGGCCGACGAGGGCGCCGGCGCGCTCTACCGGGTGGACCACGACGGCACGGTGGTCCGCGTCCTTGACGGGATCACTGTGCCGAACGGGCCCGCGTTCACGGCCGACGGCCGCACCATGTACCTGGCCGACAGCGCCCGGGGGATCATCCGGCGATACTCCGTCGACCCGGTGACCGCCCGCCTCGGCGCACCGGAGGCGTTTGTC harbors:
- a CDS encoding SMP-30/gluconolactonase/LRE family protein codes for the protein MTEALRPDRLELGEGIRWTESGIVLVDILAGRLLTAPDDPGAPLKELAQLPEPLGAVAPVADRPGTWIAAAGTGICLLAPDGSTTWLARPEAAAALPMRMNDATADPSGRFWAGSMAYGADEGAGALYRVDHDGTVVRVLDGITVPNGPAFTADGRTMYLADSARGIIRRYSVDPVTARLGAPEAFVTVDEGSPDGMVVDVEGAVWVAVWGTGEVRRYLPDGRLDRTLKLPASQPAGVCLEHDILHVTTARVGLSAPGVHDGALFAVPVDVPGTPAPAYRLDTAGRMRPTVAAEPA